Proteins from a genomic interval of Paenibacillus sp. FSL R5-0623:
- a CDS encoding biotin transporter BioY — translation MKLSLRGIVFSALMAAILVLFGYISIPIGFSPVPITLQTLAVMLAGGLLGPLYGFLSVTMVVLLTALGFPLLHGTGGLAVLLGPTGGYVMMWPISALLIGLLLARINIRGVTGFMLAFVVFELFGSLLVYVSGVPWLAYAYKMDLPEAMIQGFYPYIIGDLIKAVFAAIIIAPVRMVFPPQRLTGNIHSTVIKADS, via the coding sequence ATGAAATTATCTTTGCGAGGCATTGTATTCAGCGCACTTATGGCCGCAATTTTAGTACTTTTTGGTTACATAAGCATTCCCATTGGCTTCTCCCCAGTACCGATAACATTACAGACCTTGGCTGTCATGCTGGCCGGAGGATTACTTGGTCCACTCTATGGTTTTCTAAGTGTTACCATGGTTGTTCTGCTCACCGCTCTTGGATTCCCCTTGCTACACGGGACCGGAGGACTTGCAGTACTTCTTGGACCTACCGGAGGATATGTGATGATGTGGCCGATCTCCGCATTATTAATTGGACTGTTACTTGCACGAATCAACATCAGAGGTGTCACAGGATTCATGCTCGCTTTTGTTGTATTTGAACTATTTGGATCACTGCTCGTGTATGTATCGGGCGTCCCTTGGCTTGCTTATGCTTACAAAATGGACCTACCTGAGGCCATGATTCAAGGGTTTTATCCTTACATAATTGGGGATCTGATCAAAGCTGTATTTGCAGCCATCATCATTGCGCCCGTGCGCATGGTGTTCCCACCTCAACGGCTCACAGGTAACATACATTCAACGGTTATAAAAGCGGATTCTTAA
- a CDS encoding ATP-binding cassette domain-containing protein, translating into MEIELTDIRIEASESGKRALLEDVSVQLTSGEITLLLGCTGSGKTTLLQTLAGLRPPDAGSITLDGTPFWKEGKVPQSILLQMGLLFQFPEQQLFARSIQREFTYSLRPYRLSEKQQQEQITKALNQWDPPVSSELGRRFHLDRSPFALSGGEKRRLGLALGSVTNPHWLLLDEPSAGLEAQSVGLLLDVLEQHRLVGGGAVVATHDLDTFLPCADRVLLLQEGRLIADLTPRELHKRPELLEQTGIGLPPSMRLTQQFREAGLELPLTAMTPEEMAESIVQSKSVEVQFQNESKEASGTVTMEVKSDVMKYEKETLMLSSIKTEDDPKLFPNTWTHSGGLYGFMDPRLKWILYILLVTAAMLQQRWLGLTLTLVPVVAALAVLPRQTLAGCMKLMKPLLFFFIISTVLSGTTLSTEGGGLHFGFSLMQAEGTLLNVYRLFIVTLASLWFSLTTPYGRMVEGLNWVLGMGKKIRLPVASFALAVSLIFRFIPMIWSEWQRFSLIVRARGKAALKPNTVRIRDLGPMVIPLLMALFQRAEDMTIAMEMRKVREHSMLGGRSSLLVWSKRDTWISLAGLIVFVLLIWIRQL; encoded by the coding sequence TTGGAGATTGAGCTGACCGATATACGTATAGAAGCATCAGAATCGGGCAAACGTGCACTGCTTGAAGATGTGAGTGTACAGTTAACCAGTGGGGAAATCACCTTGCTGCTGGGCTGTACGGGTTCAGGAAAAACAACTTTACTACAGACGTTGGCTGGTCTGAGACCGCCCGATGCAGGAAGTATCACATTGGATGGCACACCTTTCTGGAAAGAAGGAAAAGTGCCGCAGTCGATTTTATTGCAAATGGGACTACTGTTTCAATTTCCGGAACAACAACTGTTTGCCCGAAGTATTCAGCGTGAATTCACATATTCTCTGCGTCCCTATCGACTTTCAGAGAAACAGCAACAAGAGCAGATCACAAAAGCACTGAACCAATGGGACCCACCAGTGTCCTCGGAGTTGGGTCGACGTTTTCATCTGGATAGGTCGCCATTTGCTCTAAGTGGGGGAGAGAAGCGCAGGTTAGGTCTTGCTCTCGGAAGTGTGACCAATCCGCACTGGCTTCTGCTGGATGAGCCAAGTGCCGGATTGGAAGCGCAAAGTGTCGGGCTTTTGCTGGATGTATTGGAGCAACATCGTCTGGTAGGTGGTGGGGCCGTGGTAGCAACCCATGACCTGGATACATTCTTGCCTTGTGCGGATCGAGTATTGTTGTTGCAGGAAGGCCGTCTAATCGCAGATCTTACGCCGAGAGAACTTCACAAAAGACCTGAACTGCTGGAGCAGACAGGGATTGGACTGCCACCATCGATGAGACTGACACAGCAGTTTAGAGAAGCGGGTCTTGAGCTGCCTTTGACCGCGATGACGCCAGAGGAGATGGCTGAAAGTATTGTTCAGTCCAAGTCAGTTGAAGTACAGTTTCAAAACGAATCGAAAGAAGCATCAGGGACGGTAACGATGGAAGTCAAGAGCGATGTAATGAAGTATGAAAAAGAAACACTGATGCTATCGTCCATTAAAACGGAGGATGATCCAAAGCTTTTTCCGAACACATGGACTCATTCAGGCGGATTATATGGCTTTATGGACCCGCGTCTGAAATGGATTTTGTATATTTTGCTGGTCACCGCAGCTATGCTTCAACAGCGATGGCTGGGATTGACGTTAACACTGGTGCCGGTAGTGGCCGCACTTGCCGTGCTTCCGCGTCAGACTTTGGCTGGATGTATGAAGTTAATGAAGCCATTATTATTCTTTTTCATCATATCAACGGTGTTATCTGGGACCACTCTTTCAACAGAGGGAGGAGGTCTGCACTTTGGCTTTTCCCTGATGCAGGCGGAGGGCACTTTGCTGAATGTGTATCGTTTGTTTATCGTCACATTGGCAAGCCTTTGGTTTTCGTTGACGACACCTTATGGGCGAATGGTAGAAGGGCTTAACTGGGTACTCGGTATGGGTAAAAAGATCAGGTTGCCTGTAGCTTCGTTTGCTCTTGCTGTATCGTTAATCTTTCGGTTTATCCCGATGATCTGGAGTGAGTGGCAGCGATTCTCACTGATCGTACGGGCACGTGGAAAGGCAGCTTTAAAACCAAATACCGTTCGAATTCGTGACCTGGGTCCGATGGTGATTCCCTTGTTAATGGCACTGTTCCAACGTGCAGAGGATATGACCATTGCGATGGAAATGCGTAAAGTTAGAGAGCATTCCATGCTCGGAGGACGTTCATCGTTATTGGTATGGTCCAAACGTGATACCTGGATTAGCCTCGCTGGCCTCATTGTTTTTGTACTTTTAATATGGATTCGCCAACTGTGA
- a CDS encoding GNAT family protein, whose protein sequence is MREIDYSQYFWQDDKVRLRALREEDWEDHYYNRFDTPARRLLECAVELPPTHVEAKNFTENFSDFSLGKGRIMFTIVNMDGENVGGVNLNSIDERNGTFSIGIQIDRDHRGKGYGTRAVRILLKYAFFERRLNKFNDYVLQGNEPSAAMMRKLGCVQEGVRRQVIYTDGKYQDLILFGLTKDEFMEKEGLV, encoded by the coding sequence ATGAGAGAGATCGATTATAGTCAATATTTCTGGCAGGATGATAAGGTCAGATTACGTGCTTTGCGTGAAGAAGATTGGGAGGATCATTATTATAACCGCTTTGATACACCTGCCCGTCGGTTATTGGAGTGTGCAGTAGAGTTACCGCCAACTCATGTTGAGGCTAAGAATTTCACGGAAAACTTCTCTGATTTTTCTTTAGGCAAAGGACGGATCATGTTTACAATTGTAAATATGGATGGTGAAAATGTCGGAGGTGTGAATCTGAACAGCATTGATGAAAGGAACGGTACCTTTAGCATTGGCATTCAAATTGACAGGGATCATCGAGGAAAAGGATACGGAACCAGAGCCGTACGAATCTTGCTGAAGTATGCCTTCTTCGAGCGCAGGCTCAACAAATTTAATGATTATGTACTCCAAGGAAATGAACCTTCCGCAGCCATGATGAGAAAACTTGGATGTGTTCAGGAAGGTGTCCGTCGTCAGGTGATTTATACGGATGGGAAATACCAGGATCTGATCCTCTTTGGATTAACCAAAGATGAGTTTATGGAAAAAGAGGGGCTTGTTTGA
- a CDS encoding GNAT family N-acetyltransferase, with protein MEVLLYKVDLKDAVTIHEMKVKAFMPLLEKYQDFATSLANETVERIITQINQSFSDYFIIHHFEVAVGGIRVVKKDNQIYSISPIFILPEHQGKGIAQKVFTMVEQIYDDAKSWKLGTILQEKGNCYLYEKIGYKKTGATKAINDKMTMAFYEKHL; from the coding sequence ATGGAGGTTTTACTATATAAAGTAGATTTAAAAGATGCAGTGACTATTCATGAAATGAAAGTCAAAGCATTTATGCCCTTGTTGGAAAAATATCAAGATTTTGCAACAAGCCTCGCCAATGAAACCGTAGAAAGAATTATTACTCAAATCAATCAATCTTTTTCAGATTATTTTATAATTCATCATTTTGAGGTTGCTGTTGGTGGAATTAGAGTCGTGAAAAAAGATAATCAAATCTATAGTATTAGCCCAATTTTTATACTGCCAGAACATCAAGGAAAAGGAATTGCACAAAAAGTCTTTACAATGGTTGAGCAGATATATGATGATGCAAAGTCATGGAAATTGGGTACCATCTTACAAGAGAAAGGGAACTGTTATTTGTATGAAAAGATAGGCTACAAAAAAACGGGTGCAACAAAAGCAATTAACGACAAAATGACAATGGCATTTTATGAAAAGCATTTATAA
- a CDS encoding ATP-binding cassette domain-containing protein: MQGNLPIITLEDVRVHYASEGGQVRKALDGVSLMLHQGEWISIVGANGSGKSTLAGLLIGFIPLSGGVRDISDELTVRGVLQQPDAQVLGDTIEEEFHFALSPLMDSVEEQLERRQDALHTVGLQYPPEKAVSQLSGGQKQLLNIAVALAAKPDILILDEPTAMLDPGARDRIEAIVQKITQRGTTVIWITHHLEEATLCDRIIAMERGRCVYDGEPESFFYVTELNEKATRENVQLSPCEWLGLDPPFTVKTALLLKQKGMMPESMPLRPEQLAKEVARWRLS, encoded by the coding sequence ATGCAAGGCAACCTGCCTATAATTACATTAGAAGATGTTCGGGTGCATTATGCTTCCGAAGGTGGTCAGGTGAGGAAAGCGCTGGATGGGGTCTCACTTATGCTGCACCAAGGAGAATGGATTAGTATTGTAGGGGCGAATGGCAGTGGAAAAAGCACACTTGCTGGACTATTAATTGGATTCATTCCACTATCTGGAGGGGTACGGGATATCTCGGATGAACTTACCGTTCGGGGTGTATTGCAGCAACCGGATGCACAGGTACTAGGCGATACGATTGAAGAGGAGTTTCATTTTGCGCTGTCACCATTGATGGATTCTGTAGAAGAGCAATTGGAGCGCAGGCAGGATGCATTACATACCGTAGGACTTCAATATCCCCCGGAGAAGGCTGTCTCACAATTATCCGGTGGACAGAAACAACTGCTTAATATTGCTGTAGCGCTCGCAGCCAAACCGGATATATTGATTCTGGATGAGCCAACAGCCATGCTTGATCCCGGAGCAAGAGACCGTATCGAGGCCATCGTTCAGAAGATTACCCAGCGAGGGACAACGGTGATCTGGATTACACACCATCTGGAGGAAGCAACCCTGTGTGATCGAATCATTGCTATGGAGAGGGGACGTTGTGTGTACGACGGGGAGCCTGAGTCCTTTTTCTATGTAACAGAGTTGAATGAGAAGGCTACTCGGGAAAATGTACAGCTATCCCCCTGTGAATGGTTAGGGTTGGATCCTCCTTTTACTGTAAAAACTGCGTTATTGCTCAAGCAAAAAGGTATGATGCCAGAATCCATGCCACTGCGACCCGAGCAACTGGCTAAGGAGGTCGCACGTTGGAGATTGAGCTGA
- a CDS encoding response regulator transcription factor yields the protein MKLSSGIKILLADDEPHILQFLELGLSNEGFDVRTAPDGAAALELALEFKPHMAILDVMMPEMDGFEVVERLRKTGAEVGVIMLTAKDEVENRVKGLWLGADDYMIKPFAFDELLARIQARLRNQFPLLIGAVTHGSFRIDDQRKEITYQDQVLELSPTEYELLKFIVLNHGIVLSKATILSRVWGYDFGGEENIVEVYVRSLRDKLGDKQHRLIRTLRGVGYRVDL from the coding sequence ATGAAGCTTAGCAGCGGAATTAAAATACTATTGGCTGATGATGAACCACATATTTTGCAATTTCTGGAGCTTGGATTAAGCAATGAGGGCTTCGATGTGCGCACCGCACCGGATGGAGCGGCTGCGCTTGAGTTGGCGCTTGAATTCAAGCCGCATATGGCTATTCTGGATGTCATGATGCCAGAGATGGATGGATTCGAAGTGGTCGAGCGTCTGCGTAAGACCGGTGCCGAGGTTGGCGTAATTATGCTGACAGCGAAGGACGAAGTCGAGAATCGGGTTAAGGGCCTTTGGCTAGGTGCTGACGATTACATGATCAAGCCTTTTGCCTTCGACGAGCTGCTCGCCCGGATTCAGGCCAGATTACGTAATCAATTTCCTTTATTAATAGGAGCCGTTACACATGGTTCCTTCCGAATTGATGATCAGCGCAAAGAGATTACTTATCAGGATCAGGTTCTGGAACTGTCTCCAACTGAATATGAACTGCTAAAATTTATAGTGCTTAATCATGGGATTGTGCTGAGTAAAGCGACCATTCTAAGCCGGGTGTGGGGGTATGATTTTGGCGGGGAAGAAAATATTGTGGAGGTATACGTTCGCTCCTTGCGCGACAAACTCGGGGATAAACAGCATAGACTCATTCGCACACTTCGAGGTGTCGGATACAGGGTGGATCTCTGA
- a CDS encoding GNAT family N-acetyltransferase, with amino-acid sequence MNQPIQTDELIIDCKDIYLREYRIEDLEKLQEITWQPEVYEFLPGWNATIEDRTLWLTEYEIPENQHFKQAVMAGGDIGELYLRMAIVLKETDEFIGWCCSGIKDELSAPNREIMYGISKHFRNRGYTTQALKGMTDYLFEHTNVEVLNAIALTTNQASNKVIQKCDFERGSSIVIENEKYNHYHLRKQQGQF; translated from the coding sequence ATGAACCAACCCATACAAACTGATGAATTAATCATCGATTGCAAGGATATTTATTTGCGTGAGTATCGAATTGAAGATTTGGAGAAACTGCAAGAAATTACATGGCAACCTGAAGTGTATGAATTCCTTCCGGGATGGAACGCTACGATTGAAGACAGGACCCTGTGGCTCACCGAGTATGAAATCCCTGAGAATCAGCATTTTAAACAAGCTGTGATGGCGGGAGGGGATATCGGAGAGTTATATTTACGTATGGCTATTGTACTCAAAGAAACTGACGAGTTTATCGGATGGTGCTGCTCAGGAATTAAGGATGAGTTATCAGCACCTAATCGGGAGATTATGTACGGTATTTCGAAACACTTCAGGAATCGTGGCTATACAACGCAGGCGCTCAAAGGAATGACAGATTATTTATTTGAACATACAAATGTGGAAGTGTTAAATGCCATCGCTTTGACTACCAATCAAGCATCCAATAAGGTGATACAGAAATGTGATTTTGAACGGGGCAGTTCGATTGTGATCGAAAATGAAAAGTATAACCATTACCACCTGCGTAAGCAACAAGGCCAATTTTAA
- a CDS encoding S8 family serine peptidase, whose protein sequence is MDRAIPDPTWKRLGFAEQPDFHTSGLGVGIVIIDSIKQHHLINHLNTRIKCVAVHENMTVTVRDISSMKREEDDRKGEHGLMSILALAHEPILLEEQIHVGIAPAATFIVLDHGAFTTGEGERLKKGMEWILEHGVEWNIKIILSTGWQALDNEVHLKNTSENSTVKALAAAVQQGILVICSNGNTRLNNIMPPIQYLAVGGYVDHGKADRSLHVPFPDEPYGRNGDGHFRPDILAPRLHLTIPSYETEDSGKRVYFYGGTSGAAALVAGVAAHLFSQFPSLSSEMLRHLLVEHGEPLEGDDNLAPRINVENTIRCMNRADKPRYISKTLPMISIKKQNPYSAIHSMDDIERALSLTVLVERGELSREELWNFTKDSSAIVRKIAVSTLGEPMNEQERKLYWVSLMLETEGGVRGWYMHGLLQNAPKEEIHNWIKWSTDINWSVRWCVSEYLAQYPEYFPQLEKTQDPDAIHIKALPLREWYTAL, encoded by the coding sequence ATGGATAGAGCAATACCCGATCCGACATGGAAAAGGTTAGGTTTTGCTGAACAACCTGATTTTCATACTTCTGGTCTGGGTGTGGGGATTGTAATTATCGATTCAATTAAACAACATCATCTCATAAATCACTTAAATACACGAATCAAATGTGTTGCCGTACATGAAAATATGACTGTCACTGTGCGAGACATTTCATCAATGAAGAGGGAGGAGGATGATCGGAAAGGTGAACATGGCCTTATGAGTATACTGGCTTTAGCCCATGAACCTATTCTGTTAGAGGAACAAATTCATGTCGGGATTGCACCAGCAGCAACATTTATCGTTTTAGATCATGGCGCATTTACAACTGGAGAAGGAGAACGTCTGAAAAAAGGAATGGAATGGATTCTTGAACATGGGGTCGAATGGAATATAAAAATTATTTTAAGCACTGGTTGGCAGGCATTAGATAATGAAGTTCATCTTAAAAATACGAGTGAAAACTCAACGGTTAAAGCATTGGCGGCAGCTGTGCAACAGGGCATTTTGGTTATTTGTTCGAATGGAAATACACGTTTAAATAACATCATGCCTCCAATACAGTATTTAGCAGTAGGGGGCTACGTGGATCATGGAAAGGCCGATCGTTCATTACACGTCCCTTTCCCTGATGAACCTTATGGCAGAAATGGAGATGGTCACTTTAGGCCAGATATATTAGCGCCCAGACTACACCTTACAATCCCCTCTTATGAAACTGAAGATTCTGGTAAGCGCGTATATTTTTATGGGGGGACCTCTGGAGCGGCTGCGCTTGTGGCTGGTGTTGCGGCCCATTTGTTTTCCCAATTTCCGAGTTTAAGTTCCGAGATGCTGAGACACTTATTAGTCGAGCATGGAGAACCACTTGAGGGTGATGATAACCTGGCTCCTCGAATTAACGTTGAGAATACAATTCGTTGTATGAACAGGGCAGATAAGCCAAGGTACATATCAAAAACTTTACCCATGATAAGTATAAAAAAACAAAATCCATACAGCGCAATTCATTCAATGGATGATATCGAAAGAGCGCTCTCTTTAACCGTTTTAGTTGAGAGGGGCGAATTATCACGTGAAGAGTTATGGAACTTCACGAAGGATTCATCCGCTATTGTTCGTAAAATTGCAGTATCGACCCTCGGCGAACCGATGAACGAACAAGAGCGAAAGTTGTATTGGGTGTCCTTAATGCTTGAAACAGAAGGAGGAGTGCGTGGATGGTATATGCATGGATTATTGCAAAATGCTCCAAAGGAGGAAATACACAATTGGATAAAATGGTCAACAGATATTAACTGGTCAGTTCGATGGTGTGTTAGCGAATATTTGGCTCAATATCCAGAGTATTTTCCCCAACTTGAAAAAACCCAAGACCCTGACGCTATACATATCAAGGCATTGCCTTTAAGGGAATGGTACACGGCTCTATAA
- a CDS encoding SDR family NAD(P)-dependent oxidoreductase, with protein MKKTVFVTGANKGIGYEIVKQLGEAGWKVILGARSVERGERAVSELTSKGIDVEFVQIDMSDLKSIEQAADTIQKTYPTINLLINNAGMPGAFSHSFTDTKEEDLRNAFEVNFFGTFRLNQRLFPLIKNNEGTIINVSTDMASLDHMQNAEFTLNAFDYNSSKTANSAMTLSMAYEVKNSRAQVFAVTPGFTSTDLNGNAEGGKSKEAGAAIIVCYATDGKRHNGEFLDENGVYPW; from the coding sequence TTGAAAAAGACTGTTTTTGTAACCGGAGCAAATAAAGGAATTGGATATGAAATCGTAAAGCAGTTGGGTGAAGCAGGTTGGAAAGTTATCCTCGGCGCACGTAGTGTTGAACGGGGTGAAAGAGCTGTTTCCGAGTTAACTTCTAAGGGGATAGATGTTGAATTTGTACAGATCGACATGTCCGACTTGAAGAGCATTGAGCAGGCAGCCGATACAATTCAGAAGACTTATCCCACAATAAACCTTCTGATCAATAACGCGGGTATGCCGGGTGCTTTCTCTCATTCCTTCACGGATACAAAAGAGGAAGATCTGCGGAACGCCTTTGAAGTGAACTTTTTCGGCACCTTCCGTTTGAATCAGCGATTGTTCCCGTTAATCAAAAATAATGAAGGCACAATCATTAATGTATCAACCGACATGGCTTCTCTGGACCATATGCAAAATGCGGAGTTTACTTTAAATGCCTTCGACTATAACTCATCCAAAACGGCGAACAGTGCCATGACACTTTCGATGGCTTATGAAGTGAAAAACAGCAGGGCTCAAGTCTTTGCAGTAACGCCCGGATTCACATCAACAGATCTTAACGGTAATGCCGAAGGCGGTAAATCAAAAGAAGCCGGCGCTGCGATTATCGTGTGCTATGCGACGGATGGTAAACGCCATAACGGGGAGTTCCTAGATGAAAATGGCGTGTACCCTTGGTAA
- a CDS encoding ATP-binding protein: MNSLPKKNKLRLRRLHQWIWPRSLRSQLLSRSLFVLAGLLLLIGILQFWIMESFLYRNQAKTMEEQLMSMPPVWLGIQSRNGSSNNPFGGQAGNGSGNRVLFIPDRSLALFDNQGTFEDVFGEDGLKAPQLSTAEYQDITDELKEQKHIPYRIVTDSQGNEQLIVFASPGPRNRGLPMVQMGTATKPLRDLIIKQLLIFLMLSLLAMVAGLILYTKVLRRTLVPLSNMVNKVQQIDAGSLAERLPVVQGQEEVDQLAVSFNGMLERLENSFEAERESKEQMQRFLSDASHELRTPLTSIHGFIEVLQRGAATNQDQLYKALDSMHGESVRINKLVEDLLLLTKLDQAPKQEREVFQLDSLLLEMQPQLAMMAQRRSIHLDLTAEVYVLADPYKLKQVVLNLFHNAVQHTDPEHGAISITLYATHHKAELSVKDNGTGIEPEHLPHIFERFYRTSSSRSRKQGGAGLGLAITRSIVETHGGKITVRSQVGLGTEFMILLPLHKADV, translated from the coding sequence ATGAACTCGCTACCTAAGAAAAATAAACTTCGTTTAAGACGTCTGCACCAATGGATATGGCCTCGTTCATTACGTTCTCAATTGCTCTCACGTTCACTGTTCGTGCTTGCTGGGTTACTATTGTTAATCGGTATCCTGCAATTCTGGATCATGGAAAGCTTTCTCTACCGGAATCAGGCAAAAACCATGGAAGAACAGCTCATGTCCATGCCCCCGGTTTGGCTCGGAATCCAGTCACGTAACGGCTCTTCCAACAATCCTTTTGGTGGACAGGCAGGAAACGGGTCTGGTAATCGGGTACTGTTTATTCCTGACCGTTCACTGGCCCTGTTTGATAACCAAGGTACGTTCGAGGATGTTTTTGGAGAAGACGGTTTGAAAGCCCCTCAACTATCAACCGCTGAATATCAGGACATTACAGATGAGTTGAAAGAACAAAAACACATTCCCTACCGGATCGTCACGGATAGCCAAGGGAATGAGCAATTGATTGTATTCGCTTCACCCGGTCCACGGAATCGCGGTTTACCGATGGTCCAGATGGGTACGGCTACAAAGCCATTGAGAGACTTGATTATTAAACAGCTTCTAATCTTCCTCATGTTATCGCTGTTAGCCATGGTAGCCGGTCTTATTCTATACACTAAGGTATTACGCCGGACGCTGGTTCCTCTATCCAACATGGTGAATAAAGTGCAGCAGATTGATGCAGGAAGTCTCGCAGAACGCCTTCCCGTCGTTCAGGGACAAGAAGAAGTAGATCAGCTCGCAGTTTCATTCAATGGCATGCTTGAAAGGCTGGAGAACTCGTTTGAAGCGGAGCGGGAATCAAAAGAACAGATGCAGCGTTTCTTGTCTGATGCTTCTCATGAACTTCGTACCCCGCTCACCTCCATTCACGGCTTCATTGAAGTTCTGCAGCGGGGTGCAGCGACCAATCAAGATCAATTATATAAAGCACTGGACAGCATGCACGGCGAATCCGTCCGAATTAACAAGCTGGTTGAAGATTTGCTGTTATTAACCAAGCTCGATCAGGCTCCTAAGCAGGAGCGGGAGGTCTTTCAGCTAGACAGTCTGCTGCTCGAAATGCAACCACAACTTGCCATGATGGCTCAGCGGAGGTCCATTCATCTTGATCTGACGGCTGAGGTATATGTACTGGCTGACCCGTACAAGCTGAAGCAGGTTGTGCTGAATCTGTTCCATAATGCGGTGCAGCACACCGATCCTGAGCATGGAGCCATCTCCATAACGTTATATGCCACGCATCATAAGGCTGAATTGTCCGTGAAGGATAACGGCACAGGCATTGAACCTGAACATCTGCCCCATATCTTTGAGCGATTTTACCGCACAAGCAGTTCTCGTTCGCGCAAACAAGGTGGCGCAGGTCTCGGCCTAGCCATTACCCGCTCGATTGTGGAGACGCATGGCGGAAAAATTACGGTACGAAGTCAGGTAGGATTGGGGACTGAATTTATGATTTTGCTGCCGCTGCATAAGGCTGATGTCTAG
- a CDS encoding MerR family transcriptional regulator yields the protein MLTIGEVAKKVEISIGAIRFYERKGLLKPAARNEQNNRLYWEDDLNWLVFIKCLRETGMSVEDIKKYYDQVNEGTSTLKERTKLIEDQKQKLLNDIEEKKAQLVHLDNKLERYYRGENY from the coding sequence ATGTTAACGATTGGAGAAGTAGCCAAAAAAGTTGAAATTTCCATTGGAGCGATTCGCTTTTATGAAAGAAAGGGACTGCTGAAACCTGCTGCACGAAATGAGCAGAATAACCGTCTATATTGGGAGGATGATCTGAACTGGCTGGTTTTTATCAAATGCCTTCGTGAAACCGGAATGAGTGTGGAAGACATCAAAAAGTATTATGATCAGGTCAATGAAGGAACTTCCACGCTGAAGGAAAGAACCAAGCTGATTGAGGATCAAAAGCAAAAGTTGCTGAATGATATCGAGGAGAAAAAAGCGCAGCTTGTTCATTTGGACAACAAACTGGAGCGCTATTATCGTGGAGAAAATTATTAA